From the Candidatus Saccharibacteria bacterium genome, the window TTCTTCGGTAACTACCACCTCATCGGCGTACTTCCCGGCCAGTCTTCCCTGCACTGCCCGCTTGGCTTCGTCGCGCCGCCCGGCCGAACCAAATAATACTATCAACTTCCCCTTCACTACTGGCCGTATATCTTTGAACAGCTTCTCAAAGCTATCTGGCGTATGCGCAAAATCTACGATGACAGAAAAATCTTGCCCTTCATCCACCGTTGCCATCCGCCCCTCCACACCCTGCAAGGTGGCAATTCCCTGCTCTACCTGCTCGCGTGTGAGCCCGACCGCCTGCCCCACGCACACAGCAGCCAAGGTGTTATACACATTAAAACTACCCGGTAAATGGCTGGAAATATGGTACGTGTCTGTACCGGCCGTAGCGGTATAGCGAATGCCGTCCGGCCGAAGCTGCACGCTGGTTGCCCGCACATCGCCCGCTTCAAGCCCGTACGACACCCTATTTTCGGTTTCCTGCCCAAACTCGACACTATGAGGGTCGTCGGCATTCACCACACCCAGGCGCCTTCCTCGTGCGTTTCGCTGTGCTAGTGTAAACAGCCGCCGTTTGGCCGCCCGATAGTTTTCAAACGTTTTATGATAATCCAGATGCTCGTGTGTAATGTTCGTCATGACGGCAATGCTGTACGGTACGCCCCACGTGCGGTACTGCGCCAGCGCGTGGCTCGTGGTTTCCAGCACCAGCCAGTCCATGCCCTGCGCTTTCATCTTCTTGAGCCGCTGCATGAGTTCGCGCGGGCCAACATTGGTCATATGGTGAATTTGCGGTCGAATGTCCCGCCCCACACCGTAACCAACTGTGGTC encodes:
- the murE gene encoding UDP-N-acetylmuramyl-tripeptide synthetase, which codes for MSIRSMVKRVVPSGLFARVAPVGHLVEAVFWNVVYGFPGRGLQVIGVTGTNGKTTTTFLIHHMLVEAGYKAGIMTTVGYGVGRDIRPQIHHMTNVGPRELMQRLKKMKAQGMDWLVLETTSHALAQYRTWGVPYSIAVMTNITHEHLDYHKTFENYRAAKRRLFTLAQRNARGRRLGVVNADDPHSVEFGQETENRVSYGLEAGDVRATSVQLRPDGIRYTATAGTDTYHISSHLPGSFNVYNTLAAVCVGQAVGLTREQVEQGIATLQGVEGRMATVDEGQDFSVIVDFAHTPDSFEKLFKDIRPVVKGKLIVLFGSAGRRDEAKRAVQGRLAGKYADEVVVTEEDDRDMDGQQIMEQIAAGAAEAGKVQNKNLFLVHDRTEAIAFAFSRATSPDDTVLLLGKGHEKTIERNGPRAAELRHLQQDDTNPERVRTDPWDEIATAKEALAPILDKQ